AGTAAGTAAAAAAATTCAAGAGTTTGAAAATCAAATTAAAAAATATGAAGAAATCCAAAAAATACAATTAGAAAAAATTGAACAATTCCAAAAGAAAATCCAAGAATTAGAGTCAAAGAAAACTCCATCTCCTCGAGGAACACTTCCTAAAGACTTTGTTCCTTCCAAAGAAAAACCAAAAGAGATTCCAAAACCCTCCAGTCCCCATGGTACAATGCCTAAGGGGTTTACCTATCCATCAAAAACAGAAATTTCTGAGAAAACTGATGATGAACCCTCATCAGAACAGCTTGCTCGTGTTGCAGAATTGGAAAAACAGATTGCCGAAGCTGAAGCAAAGAAAGCTCAGGAAGAAAAGGTCAGAGAAGAACAAGCCATGCAAGAACAGCTTGCTCGTGTTGCAGAATTGGAAAAACAGATTGCCGAAGCTGAAGCAAAGAAAGCTCAGGAAGAAAAGGTCAGAGAAGAACAAGCCATGCAAGAACAGCTTGCTCGTGTTGCAGAACTGGAAAAACAGATTGCTGAAATTGAAGAAATTCAGGCAAATGCCCCAAAATTTGATGAAAGCATAGAGGAAGAAGCTACACCTGAACAATTAGAAAGAAAAAACGATCTTGAAAAACAGATTGAAAAGCTTGAATCTGAGCAAGAAGCAAAATCTATCTCTACACAAATTCCTGATGAAGACGAAAAACAAGTAAATGATTCACCAGAAACTCATACTGATACATCTGAGCAAGTTGCAAAGATATCTGAACTTGAAAAACAAATTCTAGAACTTGAAAAAGCATTACAGAATGCACCAAAACTTGATGAAAATGAACCTGAATCCGAAACAAGTAAACCCACTTCCACCAAAGGAACAAAAACTGACTCTTCTAACATTCAAGCTTATTGCGTAAAATGTAAGAAAAAAAGAGACATTAAAGATCCTAAAGACACCACCATGAAAAATGGACGTGCTGCAATACGGGGAACCTGCTCTGTATGTGACACAAAGGTATTTCGTATTAAATCAAAGAAAAAATAGGTAGATTTCTCTACGCACAAGCTATGGATTTTGAATTTTTCAGTTCTTCACTTGAAAATTCATCATTGAATATCCAAGACAATCCCTGCAGATCCTGCCAAGAAAAATCTTGTCTTTCAAATTCTTTTGAGTTGTATCTTACCATGTTAAGACAAGGTAAATTTTGCTTATAAGGCCCGCGAAGAAATTATCAGTTGTTCACAAAGCTGAATTCTATAATGCAGAATCAACCATTAGTGCAATAAACAACACTGTAAGATATGGGCTAGAAAATTTGAACAGCATCCAAGATGCTTTTTCACTAGGTTTTGCTACTACCCATGCAGAAAGTGCAATCATTAATGCACCGGATACTATTGCAGTCCACAAGTATACTTGTCCCATCATGGGAGTTCCGTCCTCCAGAGTCAAAAAGAAGGGTACAACGCTGAAAAGAACCATCATTACTGTACTTGCAGCAATTACTCTTGCAGATGTTTTTTCAGACTGGACTGCTGTGAGCATTGGAACATCAACTTTGTTATAATCTTCCTTAAAGTGTAATGTTAGAGCCCAAATGTGCATTGGAATCCAAATGAATACCAATCCTGCCATTGTTAATCCCATAGTCCACATCTCTGAGGTCGTTACTGCAACCCAACCAATCAATGGAGGGGCACCACCGCATAATCCTCCTAAAATGATATTGCTTCTACTTCTACGTTTTAGAGCGTATGAATAAATCAAAACATTGTTGAACAAACCAAATGCGATAAATGCTGTTGCCCACAATCCCTGCTCCATTGATGTTGTAAATGAAATTCCAAATGCCAAAACTAATGATATTGCTGCTAACGCATAGCCGAAATTACGTGCATTTTCAGGAGTAACTCTTCCTGATGGAATGGGGCGTTCTTTTGTTCTATCCATAATCGCATCAATATCTCTGTCATGATAGTTGGTTAGGGTATTTGCTGCTGCAGAACCTGCTGCAACACTTCCTAACATCAATCCCCAAGTGGCTGGAGAAATAGGAATATCATAAATGTTTGACGCCGTAATGGCTGCCCCAAATGCAGTGAAAACTAAAAGATACCAAATTTTTGGCTTGCTAAGTTCGTAATAAACAGAAAATCGAGACTGAGTTTTTTGTTTTTGCACTGTTTTTCACCTAATCTGATTGCATATATGGCATTGCTTTTGATCGCGTCTTCATCTCGATAAATGACTCTGATGATATGACTCCGTCAATCTTTCCAATCTTATCTGAGACAATTTTATGCATTGCATCCAAACTTTTTGCATAAACCGTTACTAGAATATCAAACCTACCTGTAACCTCTGCAATCTCTCTAACTCCATCAATCTTGAATAATTCCTCAATTACGTTGTCTCTTTTTTTAGAATCCATGTTTACTCCAATCAGAGATTTTACTTGGTATCCTAATTCTTGATCATTTACTACAATGGTGAATCGTTCGATGAGTTTTCTTTTTACCAATCTCTTAATTCTTGAATAAACAACACTTGGATTTACTTTGATTTTTTTTGATAATCGTGGAACAGAAATTGATGCGTCATTTGATAATTCAGATAAAATTGTTAGATCTAAGTCATCAACTTTTGCCAAAACAACTCTCCAGAATCGATGATCTAACCGTTTCTTATAAGTCTATTATTGAATTTGTCACATTATTGAAAAATTTTCAATAATTGTTTAGATTTTACCTTTTTTGTATAGCATCTCTGCTAATAGTACTGCACCCTTTGCAGAACCCATTTTCTTATTGTGGGAGAATAGCATGTATTTGAGTCCGTGATCAAACAATTCTTCTTTTTCGACTCTTCCAATAGTTGTAGTCATTCCATCTCCAACATCTCGTTCTATTCTTGGTTGAGGTCTAGTAGGATCTTCATGTACTGCATAGTAATCTTTTGGAGCAGATGGCAAGCCCGCTACAGTGATAAGTTTGTTGTATTCATCATACATCTTCTTTGCAGTAATGGGATCGATATCTTGAGCTGTCTCTACAAACACTGATTCTGTATGACCATCAATTACTGGAACTCGTGTACATGTGCAGCTAACTTTAATGTCTGCATCAACGATTTTTCCATCTTTTAGCTTTCCAAGAATCTTTCTTGTCTCAACTCTAACCTTTCCTTCCTCCTTTGGAATATACGGAATGATATTGTCTGTAATGTTCATGGCAGACACTCCCGGGGCACGACCTCCACCTGAAATTGCCTGCATTGAAGTCATCATAACTTTTTTTGCACCGTATTTTTCGTATAATGGCTTTAGCGTAATTGCTAATCCTGTTGTTGTACAATTGGGAAGCGGTGCTACCCATCCTTTCCAATTCCTATTTTTCTTTTGAATTTCTAATAACTCTGATTGTTCATCGTTAATTCCTGGAATGAGAATTGGTACATCTTCTTCATAGCGATATGCCGAACTTGTTGATATTACCGGTACATCTGCAGCTAATTTTGTTTCGATATCTCTAGCGGCAACTGATTCTACTGCAGAAAATACAAGATCTAACTGTGAAACATCAAGCTCATCAATTCTTTTGACTACCATTTCTTTGATATATTCTGGAATCTCACCACCAACTTCCCAAGATACTATACCAGAATTAGGATCCCTGATAGCTTCGGTGTATTTTTTTCCAGCAGAACGCTCTGATGCAGCAATTTGTGTAACCTCAAACCACGGGTGGTTTTTTAGTGATTGGACAAATTCTTGGCCTACAGAGCCTGTTACTCCTACTATTGCAACTCTTTTCTTATCCACGATGAAAAAAGTATCCAATTCAATTAATAATCCTTTACCGTTTTTAACCAAAACACACTATATTCCCAGCGACTATTCGGTTTTGTGAAACCAAGTAATCCATATGTTAAACGTCATAGGCCAGCGTCACACGGGGGCCTTTACTCTGTACGGGGAAATTCATCAAAAATCCTTGATTTTAGCTCAAACATCAATCCTCTAGGATCGCCACCTATAGTCAAAAAAATAATCAAAGAAAAACTAGACACTATTGGAATTTATCCTGACTCTGACTCTCTTGAGCTTCGCAAGAATATCCAATCATACACAAAACTCCCATTAGATCAGATAGTAGTAGGAAATGGCGCAACTGAAATAATCTACAATTTTGCTCATGCATTTCTCTCCAAAAAAACTCCTGTCTTGATTCCCATACCAACATTTAGTGAATATGAGAATGCAGTTCAACTTCGGGGGTCTTCTGTTTCATTTTTTAAAACAATGAATCTTAATGATGACCTGGAAGAGTTTCTGCAAAAAATTCCAAAAAATGGTTGCGTCTTTGTTTGTAACCCAAATAATCCAACCGGAGTTTTACTAACAAAGAAAAAAATGGAACTGATAATAAATCGAGCTAAAAAAAACTCATCTATTGTATTTGTTGATGAATGCTTTATCGAGTTGGTGCCTGAGTCTAATGAAACTATCATTAAATTAATTTCAAAATTTGATAATCTCTTTGTTTTACGCTCATTAACCAAATCATTTGGTCTAGCCGGATTACGAATTGGATATGGATTAGGAAACAAAAAAATCATCTCAATACTTAACAATCTTAAGATACCTTGGAATGTAAGCGGAATAGCTCAAGAATCTGCCATTGCATCATTAAAAGATAAAACATTTCTAAAAAAATCTAATCAACTAATAAGAAAAGAATATGAATTTTTACGAAAAAATATTTCAAACATTGATGGATTTTACTGTAATGAGTCAAAAACCAATTTTATCCTAATTAAAACAAAAGTAAAATCTCAAGTTTTACAAAAGAAACTCTTCAAAAAAAATATTTTAATTCGTGATTGTAGTACATTTAGAGGTCTTAATGAAAATTATATTCGCATAGCAATAAAAAATAGAAATGAAAACCAACTTCTTGTAAAACAACTAAAGAGGATCTCATGCACGCATTAATGGTTCAAGGAACATCATCAAGTGCAGGTAAAAGCACCCTAGTTACAGCCCTATGTAGAATATTTTCTGATAAGGGACTTTCCGTATCCCCATTCAAATCTCAAAACATGTCAAATTTCTCATACAAGACAAAAGACTTTGAGATATCTAGAGCTCAAGCCATCCAAGCTATAGCAGCTAGATGTGAAATTACGCCTGAGTTAAATCCAATCTTGTTAAAACCACTTGGAAATTATCTTAGCGATGTATACTTGAATGGTAAAAAATTCAAAAAAATGCATGCAAACGATTACTATCACAAGTTTGTAAATACTAGAGGACTAGCCGTTGCAAAAACTGCATTAAACCATCTACAAAAAAATTCAGACTTGGTAATAATTGAGGGTGCAGGCTCACCTGCCGAAATAAACCTTCAATCATATGATATTGCCAATATGCGAATAGCAAATCTGGCAAATGCCTCTGTTTTGTTAATATCTGATATTGAACGAGGGGGCTCATTTGCCAGTTTGATGGGAACATTTCAACTCTTAGAAAAAAAACACCAAAAACTCATCAAAGGATTTGTCTTAAACAAATTCCTTGGAGACCCAGAAATTCTAAGACCTGGATTTTCCAAATTGAAAAAATATACCGGTATTCCAATGTTGGGTGTAATACCAAAAACTATCGTTAGCTTGCCTGAAGAAGATTCTCTAGGAAAAATAACAAAACCAGTCATTTGGAATAAAAAGACAATCAATAAGATCGATGGCGAGATCAATAAACTTAGTAAATTAATCCAACAAAATCTAAACATTAAAGCAATTGAGAGAATGATACGATGATCCTTGAATCCATAGTGATTGTACTGGCTGCACTTGGAATTGATTTCATATTTGGAGATCCGCGCTCAAGATATCATCCTACTGCTTGGATAGGGAGATTCATTGGAAGAATGGTACCAATCATGAAATCTCAAAACGACACAACTGAACGAATTGGGGGGATAATTATTGTAGTAGCTTCATGCTTCGTAGTTTCTATACTGATTTACGGTTATCTTTTTGGCATAGAATTACTTGGAAATGATTTCTTTAGTATCGTTCTTGGAATTATTTTTGGCTCAATTTTACTCAAGACAACCATTGCAATTAAAGGAATGGAAAAGCATGCACTATCTGTAGTTGATTCTGTTGAAAGAGATGACATAGAAGCAGCACGTGGACATCTATCCATGATTGTAAAAAGAAATACTAGCGAATTGGATAAAAATCACATATTATCCGGAGTTTTAGAGAGTGTTTCTGAAAATACAGTAGATGGAGTAACTGGACCTTTGTTTTATTATTCAATATTTGGACTATTAGGGGCATTTTTGTACAGAACCGTTAACACAATTGATTCTATGGTGGGTTATCGAAATAATATGTTTAGAAACATTGGATGGTTTGGCGCAAATTGTGATAAAATCTTAAACTTCATTCCATCTAGATTAACAGGACTGGTAATGGTTTTAGCTGCAAAACTATTGAGGTTAGATTCTAGTTCAGCCTTTAGGATAATGATGAGAGATGGCAGAAAATTAGAAAGCCCAAATGCTGGATATCCAATGGCAGCACTTGCTGGTGCACTTAACACAAAGCTAGAAAAAATTGGACACTATAACATAGGTGATGGAAACATTGAGCTTTCAAGAAAACAAATCCATTCAGCAATTTCATTGATGAAGCTTAGCTCTTTGTTGTTTTGCGCAATCTTTACTATACCAATAATTTTTGTATTGTCTTCTATAGGGTGGTTATTTGCTTAAAGAAATTGGTTCTGTCTTTTCTTTTCTGACTATTATTCCAACAACAAATGCTAATCTAGAAACTATTGCCCGTTACATGTACCTCTTTCCTTTAGTGGGAATTGTAATCGGTGTAATAATTGGCGGATTTGGATTTGGATTGTCTGAAGCAGGTGTTGACCCATTAATAGTAGGTTTACTTGTTGTAGCTGCAATTGCAATAATTACAGGCATTCATCACACTGATGGCCTTGCAGATTTTGCTGATGGTCTAATGGTGAGAGGAACTAAAGAAAAAAAACTTGCCGCAATGAAAGATCTTTCAACTGGTTCTGCTGGAATTGTTGCCATTGTAATGTATCTGATAGGAATGGTAGCGGCAATATCCTTATCAAATGGTTTTGAATTGTTTAGTGCTCTTTTGTTTAGCGAAATTATTGCAAAATTTTCTATGGTTCTTATGGCCAGTATAGGCCAGTCTGCTGCCCTAGGTTCCAATTCCCCCTTCCTTCAACTAATGAAAGATAAAAGAAAACTAGGCGTGGCCTTTCTTTTTACATTGACTCCACTACTAATTTTTGGGGGCAGTACTGGCATGATTGCCTTTGCTGTAGGAATTTCATTCACTATGTTTCTAGTTGCACTATCTAGTAGAAGCTTTGGAGGTATTACCGGTGATGTACTTGGCGCTACAAATGAATTAACTAGATTATCTTCTCTATTGATTTTTGTTTCATTATGATTGGACTAGTTATGGCTGGTGGTAAAGGAACCCGCATGGAAATGCCTGATGAAAAACTTTTGTTAACATATAGAAAACCAGTGATCCTTCATGTAATTGATGCTTTAAAAA
This is a stretch of genomic DNA from Thermoproteota archaeon. It encodes these proteins:
- a CDS encoding cobalamin biosynthesis protein; this translates as MILESIVIVLAALGIDFIFGDPRSRYHPTAWIGRFIGRMVPIMKSQNDTTERIGGIIIVVASCFVVSILIYGYLFGIELLGNDFFSIVLGIIFGSILLKTTIAIKGMEKHALSVVDSVERDDIEAARGHLSMIVKRNTSELDKNHILSGVLESVSENTVDGVTGPLFYYSIFGLLGAFLYRTVNTIDSMVGYRNNMFRNIGWFGANCDKILNFIPSRLTGLVMVLAAKLLRLDSSSAFRIMMRDGRKLESPNAGYPMAALAGALNTKLEKIGHYNIGDGNIELSRKQIHSAISLMKLSSLLFCAIFTIPIIFVLSSIGWLFA
- a CDS encoding Lrp/AsnC family transcriptional regulator, translated to MAKVDDLDLTILSELSNDASISVPRLSKKIKVNPSVVYSRIKRLVKRKLIERFTIVVNDQELGYQVKSLIGVNMDSKKRDNVIEELFKIDGVREIAEVTGRFDILVTVYAKSLDAMHKIVSDKIGKIDGVISSESFIEMKTRSKAMPYMQSD
- a CDS encoding protoheme IX farnesyltransferase, coding for MQKQKTQSRFSVYYELSKPKIWYLLVFTAFGAAITASNIYDIPISPATWGLMLGSVAAGSAAANTLTNYHDRDIDAIMDRTKERPIPSGRVTPENARNFGYALAAISLVLAFGISFTTSMEQGLWATAFIAFGLFNNVLIYSYALKRRSRSNIILGGLCGGAPPLIGWVAVTTSEMWTMGLTMAGLVFIWIPMHIWALTLHFKEDYNKVDVPMLTAVQSEKTSARVIAASTVMMVLFSVVPFFLTLEDGTPMMGQVYLWTAIVSGALMIALSAWVVAKPSEKASWMLFKFSSPYLTVLFIALMVDSAL
- the asd gene encoding aspartate-semialdehyde dehydrogenase; the protein is MDKKRVAIVGVTGSVGQEFVQSLKNHPWFEVTQIAASERSAGKKYTEAIRDPNSGIVSWEVGGEIPEYIKEMVVKRIDELDVSQLDLVFSAVESVAARDIETKLAADVPVISTSSAYRYEEDVPILIPGINDEQSELLEIQKKNRNWKGWVAPLPNCTTTGLAITLKPLYEKYGAKKVMMTSMQAISGGGRAPGVSAMNITDNIIPYIPKEEGKVRVETRKILGKLKDGKIVDADIKVSCTCTRVPVIDGHTESVFVETAQDIDPITAKKMYDEYNKLITVAGLPSAPKDYYAVHEDPTRPQPRIERDVGDGMTTTIGRVEKEELFDHGLKYMLFSHNKKMGSAKGAVLLAEMLYKKGKI
- the cobS gene encoding adenosylcobinamide-GDP ribazoletransferase, which encodes MLKEIGSVFSFLTIIPTTNANLETIARYMYLFPLVGIVIGVIIGGFGFGLSEAGVDPLIVGLLVVAAIAIITGIHHTDGLADFADGLMVRGTKEKKLAAMKDLSTGSAGIVAIVMYLIGMVAAISLSNGFELFSALLFSEIIAKFSMVLMASIGQSAALGSNSPFLQLMKDKRKLGVAFLFTLTPLLIFGGSTGMIAFAVGISFTMFLVALSSRSFGGITGDVLGATNELTRLSSLLIFVSL
- a CDS encoding cobyric acid synthase yields the protein MHALMVQGTSSSAGKSTLVTALCRIFSDKGLSVSPFKSQNMSNFSYKTKDFEISRAQAIQAIAARCEITPELNPILLKPLGNYLSDVYLNGKKFKKMHANDYYHKFVNTRGLAVAKTALNHLQKNSDLVIIEGAGSPAEINLQSYDIANMRIANLANASVLLISDIERGGSFASLMGTFQLLEKKHQKLIKGFVLNKFLGDPEILRPGFSKLKKYTGIPMLGVIPKTIVSLPEEDSLGKITKPVIWNKKTINKIDGEINKLSKLIQQNLNIKAIERMIR
- a CDS encoding threonine-phosphate decarboxylase, whose amino-acid sequence is MKPSNPYVKRHRPASHGGLYSVRGNSSKILDFSSNINPLGSPPIVKKIIKEKLDTIGIYPDSDSLELRKNIQSYTKLPLDQIVVGNGATEIIYNFAHAFLSKKTPVLIPIPTFSEYENAVQLRGSSVSFFKTMNLNDDLEEFLQKIPKNGCVFVCNPNNPTGVLLTKKKMELIINRAKKNSSIVFVDECFIELVPESNETIIKLISKFDNLFVLRSLTKSFGLAGLRIGYGLGNKKIISILNNLKIPWNVSGIAQESAIASLKDKTFLKKSNQLIRKEYEFLRKNISNIDGFYCNESKTNFILIKTKVKSQVLQKKLFKKNILIRDCSTFRGLNENYIRIAIKNRNENQLLVKQLKRISCTH